Proteins co-encoded in one Marinobacter gudaonensis genomic window:
- a CDS encoding LysE family translocator, with the protein MQTYWPEFLTVALVHLLAVASPGPDFAVMLRQALFQSRRNALLCAVGIGAGILVHVTYSLLGIGLLIQQSILLFSILKVLGALYLAWIAVQCLRARAGGIHVGQHSGTRQSGAAALRLGFLTNTLNPKATLFFVSLFSVVISPGTPVALQAGYGLYMALATGLWFAMVAVFFTLPQVRRGFNRFGHWLDRLMGGVLLLLAGQLLFSTVSGSEPPSGPTPGTGR; encoded by the coding sequence ATGCAGACTTACTGGCCGGAATTTCTGACGGTTGCCCTGGTGCACCTGCTGGCAGTGGCAAGCCCCGGGCCGGATTTTGCGGTTATGCTGCGCCAGGCCCTGTTCCAGAGCCGTCGAAATGCCCTGCTCTGTGCCGTGGGTATCGGCGCCGGTATTCTGGTGCACGTAACCTACTCGCTGCTGGGCATTGGTCTGCTGATCCAGCAGTCGATCCTGTTGTTCAGTATTCTGAAAGTGCTGGGCGCCCTGTACCTGGCCTGGATAGCGGTCCAGTGCCTGAGAGCCCGGGCCGGGGGCATCCACGTTGGCCAGCACTCGGGTACCCGGCAATCCGGCGCAGCGGCGCTGCGCCTGGGGTTTCTGACCAACACTCTGAACCCCAAGGCGACCCTGTTCTTCGTGTCGCTGTTCTCGGTGGTCATCAGCCCGGGCACGCCGGTTGCGCTGCAGGCGGGCTATGGCCTGTACATGGCGCTGGCGACCGGACTGTGGTTTGCCATGGTGGCAGTATTCTTCACACTGCCGCAGGTCCGACGGGGCTTTAACCGGTTCGGCCACTGGCTCGACCGATTGATGGGCGGCGTGCTGTTGTTGCTTGCCGGCCAGCTCCTGTTTTCTACAGTGAGCGGATCAGAGCCTCCGTCTGGGCCCACCCCAGGCACGGGTCGGTGA
- a CDS encoding 3-deoxy-7-phosphoheptulonate synthase yields the protein MNMPLNTELTQQDSQGTPAHRVETRLPTPAELRRQMPTTDALAAQVAQHRQAIRAILRGDDPRLLIVMGPCSIHDEVAALEYAEKLKVLADTVSDRFLVVMRAYLEKPRTTVGWKGLLYDPERSGEGNLGEGLLRSRRLLLNLAGMGLPLATEALSPFAMDYLGDLISWTAIGARTTESQVHREMVSGLPMPTGFKNGTDGGIAVATNAMKSAAHPHHHMGVSATGAPVMITTRGNPDTHLVLRGGRGITNYDAGSIEQAVASLRNASLSTAVMVDCSHDNACKQAERQLDIARDVMAQRLAGNHHIRGLMLESFLEPGRQDDGEELRYGCSITDPCLGWAQTEALIRSL from the coding sequence ATGAACATGCCGTTGAACACCGAACTGACCCAGCAGGACAGCCAAGGCACGCCAGCCCACCGGGTTGAGACCAGGCTGCCCACTCCCGCCGAACTCCGGCGGCAGATGCCGACGACCGATGCGCTGGCCGCCCAGGTGGCCCAACACCGGCAGGCGATCCGGGCTATCCTGCGGGGGGACGATCCGAGACTCCTGATTGTGATGGGCCCCTGCTCCATTCACGACGAAGTGGCGGCGCTGGAATACGCCGAGAAACTCAAAGTCCTGGCGGATACGGTGAGCGACCGGTTCCTGGTTGTCATGCGGGCCTACCTGGAGAAGCCGCGCACCACCGTGGGTTGGAAAGGTCTGCTTTACGATCCGGAGCGTTCCGGCGAGGGCAATCTGGGGGAGGGGCTTCTGCGGTCACGACGCCTGCTGCTCAATCTCGCGGGCATGGGATTGCCACTGGCCACCGAGGCGCTCAGTCCATTCGCCATGGATTACCTCGGTGATCTGATCAGCTGGACCGCCATTGGCGCCAGGACCACCGAATCCCAGGTGCACCGGGAAATGGTCAGCGGCCTGCCCATGCCGACCGGCTTCAAGAACGGTACCGACGGTGGCATTGCCGTGGCCACCAACGCCATGAAGTCGGCAGCGCATCCACATCACCATATGGGCGTCTCAGCCACCGGAGCACCGGTGATGATCACCACCCGCGGCAACCCCGACACCCATCTGGTGCTCAGGGGCGGGCGTGGCATTACCAACTACGACGCCGGGAGCATTGAGCAGGCGGTGGCTTCGCTTCGCAATGCCAGCCTGTCTACCGCAGTGATGGTGGATTGCAGCCACGACAACGCCTGCAAGCAGGCGGAACGGCAGCTCGACATCGCCCGGGACGTGATGGCCCAGCGCCTTGCCGGCAACCATCACATCCGGGGGCTGATGCTCGAAAGTTTCCTGGAGCCGGGGCGCCAGGACGACGGCGAAGAGCTGCGTTACGGCTGCTCGATCACCGACCCGTGCCTGGGGTGGGCCCAGACGGAGGCTCTGATCCGCTCACTGTAG
- a CDS encoding secretin N-terminal domain-containing protein: MVSPQRFISLLVLVWALVLATGPAMAQAETRTYELNNRAGEEVASQVQDLYQGSPVTVIARGQQLIVRGQPDLLDEIGTLVETLDVAPVQLRITVRSRTDSGGKRSGAGVSVTNDQVGIGAERRVTTTGQSQERSLVMQDGQSAHITSGQIRTLPVAIQGGRNPAAILQQVETRSGFLVSPQVISDQAVELSIVSFEEDPASIEGYETEALVTVRRVEPGQWVSLGSTSTRKSQERSGITYQVNSSRSDNRSFEVRVELLP, translated from the coding sequence ATGGTTTCACCGCAACGTTTTATCTCTCTGCTGGTTCTGGTTTGGGCGCTCGTCCTGGCCACCGGGCCGGCCATGGCCCAGGCGGAAACCCGAACCTACGAATTGAACAACCGGGCTGGCGAGGAGGTCGCCAGCCAGGTACAGGACCTCTACCAGGGATCGCCCGTCACCGTTATTGCCCGAGGTCAGCAGTTGATCGTGCGCGGTCAGCCGGACCTGCTCGACGAGATTGGCACTCTGGTGGAGACTCTGGACGTGGCGCCGGTGCAGCTGCGGATCACTGTTCGCTCCCGCACGGACAGCGGCGGCAAGCGCTCGGGCGCGGGCGTATCAGTGACCAACGACCAGGTTGGCATAGGCGCTGAACGCCGGGTAACCACCACCGGACAGAGCCAGGAGCGGAGCCTGGTGATGCAGGACGGTCAGTCTGCCCACATCACCTCTGGCCAGATCCGCACCCTGCCGGTGGCCATTCAGGGCGGAAGAAACCCCGCAGCCATCCTGCAACAGGTTGAAACGCGCAGCGGCTTTCTGGTCAGCCCCCAGGTCATTTCCGACCAGGCGGTGGAACTGAGCATCGTGTCATTCGAAGAGGATCCAGCGTCAATCGAGGGCTATGAAACCGAGGCACTGGTGACGGTTCGCCGGGTGGAACCCGGCCAATGGGTCAGTCTCGGCAGCACCAGCACTCGAAAATCTCAGGAACGAAGCGGCATCACCTACCAGGTGAACAGTAGCCGCTCGGACAACCGCAGCTTTGAAGTAAGGGTGGAGCTCCTGCCCTGA
- a CDS encoding DnaJ domain-containing protein, whose amino-acid sequence MQWILGIALAAAVFVILKQWGALTAEKKKAAIWKIVLVVGGALLVFMVLTGRVHVLTAAVAAVIPLLRKLPALLKYAPAISRLFGAGGSEGARADNPFGRRQDSGVPATDRMSVREACDILGVDEDCPEQDIVMAHRRLMQKLHPDRGGNDYLAAKLNEAKQVLLARRET is encoded by the coding sequence ATGCAGTGGATTCTGGGAATCGCATTGGCCGCGGCGGTGTTTGTGATTCTTAAGCAGTGGGGCGCCTTGACGGCAGAAAAGAAGAAGGCGGCTATCTGGAAGATTGTCCTGGTGGTGGGCGGTGCACTGCTGGTCTTCATGGTGCTCACCGGGCGGGTTCACGTGCTGACAGCGGCCGTGGCGGCGGTCATTCCGCTGTTGCGAAAGTTGCCGGCTCTGTTGAAGTACGCGCCTGCCATCAGCCGCCTTTTTGGCGCCGGTGGCAGCGAGGGCGCCCGCGCAGACAATCCCTTCGGCCGAAGGCAAGACTCCGGGGTTCCGGCGACCGACCGTATGTCGGTGCGAGAGGCCTGCGACATCCTGGGCGTAGACGAGGATTGTCCGGAGCAGGATATTGTCATGGCGCACCGGCGGTTAATGCAGAAACTCCACCCCGATCGCGGCGGCAACGATTATCTGGCTGCCAAACTCAACGAGGCCAAGCAGGTACTGTTGGCCCGTCGTGAAACCTGA